In Crocosphaera sp. UHCC 0190, a genomic segment contains:
- a CDS encoding ferritin family protein, translated as MDMSNANTAKNLEAAFGGESMANRKYLFFAEVTKQLGMKELSKLFKETANQETEHAFAHFRLLHPELVIDDLSSLTEEDKKAIASRCLELAIAAGTPFEAIPDDWYCPICGASKKLFIPYEDAIAA; from the coding sequence ATGGATATGTCCAATGCTAATACAGCCAAAAATCTTGAGGCAGCTTTTGGTGGGGAATCAATGGCAAACCGCAAATATCTTTTTTTTGCCGAAGTCACAAAACAGTTAGGAATGAAAGAATTATCAAAACTGTTTAAAGAAACCGCCAATCAAGAAACAGAACACGCGTTTGCTCATTTTCGTTTATTACATCCTGAATTGGTGATTGATGACCTTTCTAGCCTAACAGAAGAAGATAAAAAAGCCATTGCTTCTCGTTGTTTAGAATTAGCTATTGCAGCAGGAACTCCCTTTGAAGCCATTCCTGATGATTGGTATTGTCCCATTTGTGGCGCGTCTAAAAAGTTATTTATTCCCTATGAAGATG